The stretch of DNA ATCGAGAATATCTTCCcttgttctctttttctgttaagtttcttgtgtttgttaaaactataatttgatgattaatCACCTCGTACATCAACCATTTCTGCAACCATTGTAGCTACTTTGAATCTGAACTCTAACTGAAGAATCACCAAGAATGTGAACAATTATCGGAACACCAAATTTATTATCACAAGACATTAACACTAACACTGCATAGCCGCCATGATTTGCCCCTCTGCCAATGAACACTCTTCTAAAAACTTTAACATTGGAGCAACATACcttttgtaacatccgcgaaagTTAATTTTGGGgtggatgtcgatcgacaccaaggagggtgtcagtcgacaccaaggaaggtgtcagtcgacaccaacaaTTTCCAGTTCGACCGGTTTGTTTTCAATCGTCAAAATTAGAAATTGGTTGGGTTTGCGAAGCCTAGACCGATGTATTTAAGGGAATAATCGACTTGAGAGTTTCAGTGGCAGCTTATTGTCGCTTTCCATAGACAAACAGAAGGGAGAAAAAGAGTCCTTGTGAGTTTAGAGTTTTggagttttcttggtttgtaagatattcaaaatttttctcTTGTCTATAGCTCGATGGAAATGGTGAATAAAGGAGTAGAGATGAGTTTTGAGCGGATCGGACAAGACCTTTAGAGCCATTGATTTTTctgcaaacaaaatatttggcaAAATCCCTGAATCCAATGGCTCTTTGGTGGAACTGCGTCTTCTAAACTTGTCTACTGTCTAGTAACGCATTCACATGAGACATCCCACGATTCCTGGCAAATTTGACTAATCTTGAGGCATTAGACCTATCATGTAACAAGTTTTCAGGTCAAATTCCTCAAGATCTTGGGAAACTCTCCTTTTTGTTATACATGAACTTCTCCCATAACCTTCTCCGAGGTCCATTGCCACGAGGCACACAGTTTCAAAGACAGAAATGTTCTTCCTTCTTGGGAAACTCTAGACTCTATGGTCTTGAAGATATATGTGGAGAAACGCATGTCTCTAGTCCTACATCACAACTACCAGAGGAGTTGTTAGAGTAGAAGGAAACGATGTTCAATTGGGTAGTAGCTGCAATAGCCTATGGACCTGGTGTGGTGATGGGATACATCTTCACTTCACACAATCATGAATGGTTTACTCTGAAGTTTGGtcgaaaaaaaatcagagtcaCCACCACGAGTGCTCGTTAATTAAGCTCATCTCTTGTTGTCCCTCTAAGCATTTCTGAAGCATTTTGTACCGTCCTGTTCGTGTTTGTTCTCCAAAACgcttgtttgtgtttgtttgtactTTTCTGTTTTATGGTTTTGTAATAAACGTCTTTggttgtattttatatatacaatatctaATATCTTGGCTAGAAATGTATACGTGTAGTCTTTTGCCATTCTCACTAGTGTGCTATTAAATATCGATCGTCTGGTTTAAATATGAACTGACTAGCGACTAGGATAAGAATATGATGATCATAAAAGACAAATGTACCCTCAATGTTTAACCCCCTATTAGGGTTTTAATCGACGCCTTCTAAGATTTTTTCTTCGTATAGACACACCTTTGATAAATCTCCAAATTGCTGCCGTAGTAAAAAGTTTTTGTGTAACTGTTGTGTGGAGCTGATTTCCGTTTATTCAAccgagagaagaaaagaagaaaaaaggagagaaaagcaAGCACCAGCAGGTTGATATGCAAACTGAGGAAATGTTGAGACTTCGAGCAGCTCTAGAGGGAAAACTTGGAAGCAATGAAGTCCTTCGTTCtactcactacaaaaaaatggtcTTATTGATACCAAATATTTCGTCTCAATAATAACAAATTCGtaagaataaaaaatttgtgacgAATTTGTCACAAATTTTAAACGGTTGCAATAAAGtcgtcacaaatttttttgcgTAACAGATGCGTCACAATATTGTGACGAATATATCTAATAACTATATTGTAACAATAAGTGACAAAAAATAAGAGTAACAAAAACGTTATAATTACCGACTAAAAGAATTGTCTCAAATCGTCATATTTATTGACTATCATTACGTCTCAATTATGTCACACATGACGACAACACTGTTGTCACTAAATAGTCACAAGTGATGACTACAAAATCGTTGGTTAACCGTTACAGTTACCGACTAAAAATATAGTCTCAACACTGTCATATTTTGTAACTATCATAAAGTCTCAAATATGTCACTTTTTACAACGTAACTATAGTCATTAAAACGCCATAAACAATGACTAAAAAACTGTTACTTAATCGTCACAATTATTGACTGTAAACATCGTCTCTAAAACGAAATGTTGTGTGACTATTATATTGCTCGAAGTTTGTAAGCTATAACGTCATATTTTGTGTCTAAAATTTGTCTctattcttattatattttcatcatATATTTATCCCCTAAAATTGgcataaatatttaatatttataataaccactaaaataatttgataagtAATAGAAATGATTAAATTACCAAATCAACATCCAAAATGAAATTGttataaagaagaaacaaacatacACGGAAGCAAATAAACTTAACAACATAAACGGAAGCAAATAAGCAAAGTAGCATTAGCAAACATAAGTAAAACCAAACTACGTAGCATGAGCAAACGAACCAACACCCATGGAAGTTTGTGGAGTTGATGGAGCTGCTGCATTTGATCCACTGGGACCTGCAAAAGATTGAATCAGTTTCTCCACAGAATCAAGTCTTTTCTTAATAACCACATTATCTTCACGACTCTTTTGCAATTCCATTTCCAGCTCTTGAACTCGTAGCGTTAATGTTCCTACTTCTTCAGTAGCTTGAGGGGGCACAGCCGAACCATCCAAAGACATAGAAACCCCACTTTGGAGTGATCCAAGTCCAAATACACGACCTTGTTTCGATATACCAGCAATCTACAAAAGAAACCACAAAGTATGCTAATAAGAAATCATTCACACGCAAAACTTTCTCAAAgctccaagaaaacaaaaaaaagattcaagtgaaagaaaaaaatacattctgTAAATAAGATACTAGATTTTGATAAAAGTAGGTTTTTATAAACACACGCATCATCATATGCCAACAATCAAAAGTCATACAAgcatatcaaataaaacataatagaAGTTATAAAAAAcagtaactatatatattagctagctaccaaaagatatatattatgtagAAAGGTACCTTAACATAGATGTCATTTTTCTCCTCGATGGTCAGAGAATCCATTGTCAAAACCTCTCCATTAGAGGACTCCATTTGTGCCAAGCGTTCTAGAAGATGTTCATCATATGCTTCAGCAATTAGTCGNNNNNNNNNNNNNNNNNNNNNNNNNNNNNNNNNNNNNNNNNNNNNNNNNNNNNNNNNNNNNNNNNNNNNNNNNNNNNNNNNNNNNNNNNNNNNNNNNNNNNNNNNNNNNNNNNNNNNNNNNNNNNNNNNNNNNNNNNNNNNNNNNNNNNNNNNNNNNNNNNNNNNNNNNNNNNNNNNNNNNNNNNNNNNNNNNNNNNNNNNNNNNNNNNNNNNNNNNNNNNNNNNNNNNNNNNNNNNNNNNNNNNNNNNNNNNNNNNNNNNNNNNNNNNNNNNNNNNNNNNNNNNNNNNNNNNATATATTATGTAGAAAGCTACCTTAACATAGATGTCATTTTTCTCCTCGATGGTCAGAGAATCCATTGTCAAAACCTCTCCATTAGAGGACTCCATTTGTGCCAAGCGTTCTAGAAGATGTTCATCATACGCTTCAGCAATTAGTCGCGCTCTCTCATCAACATATGACCCATCGgatttttggtgtgtttttctCATCACAGCAATGAAGGAAGAGTCTTCATTATTTGCTTCCTGtgtacaaaacacaaaagaaagttaaaaaattattaaaattttaaacaaaaatatatgttcgttaccaaaaatataaatattaccaaAACatctttcacttttgcataagAACGTGATCCCGCTCTGTGACAATGTGGACCTAAACCATCACGACTAAATAATCGTGAAGAACGAGCTTTTTCgctttttttctttggctttTGGAGTCTTCCAGTAATCTACCATATTTTCCCAATGGTTCAGACAGAATCCACTCAGGTTGTTTTCCCTTGGACTTTGCAAGACTAACCATTCCTTTGAGACGAGTAGCAGCAAGTGCATCAAAGTTGGCTTTAACTAGATGCTCAATCGTGGGATCCCACCGAAACCTTgtctgtgtatatatatattattagacaTGTATTGAATATAAACTTATTTCTGAAAAATAGTTAATACATAACTAAATCAAACCTTAAATGTTGAAAACCAAGCATCTCTATAGTACTGCAGCACTTTTCCCCAGCTATACCACGCTCCTTTGAAATTCCCTTCAATGATTTTCCTAACACGAGTTGATACTTCGGTGTTGTTTTTGAACCTGTTGCATGTGTATTAATTAATTCACACTTTACTTTGTTACATTAAACGgtgtctgaaaaaaaaaaaagaaggaagaacaatACCATATAGCTCCATTTCTTCGAGCCGGATCAAGCACTCGAACATCACGTTGCACAGGTAAATTTTCTTCCATCTGCTCAACTGGTTCAACGATTGCAGCTGGGGGATTCAAAATTCTAGGAGGCAAAGTTCTTTGAAAACCAGCAGCTTGAGAACTCGATGATTGTCCATACGAACGACCACCAATGTTGATTGGTGGGCGCATCTGTAATTAGCAAAGAGAAATAAGATATGAAAACTAATCTAGAGGATCAATATCTATACAATTCAAACCTTAAAATCGAACAATATATAACAAATCCAATCAATTTAGAACAAATCAAACACTTTATAACAAACCCAAGAGATCTAGAGGATCGGGAAGAGAGTATCTACAAAATTCAAACCTTGAAATCGAAGGTAGTGGAAGAGCCTACAGCGAGATCAGGAAGAGAGAACTGACAAGAGAGGAGGTTAAAATCGAAGGACCCAAGGAGAGAGGGCTTCGATCTCAGCTttatattgagaatttgagagaCTAGTCAGTTTCCTAGGGAGAACGTGGAGAAAAgattatatctattttttttttcgtgagtGGGAGATAGGTGTAAAaacattgtttgtttttacCGGGTGCTTTTGCCGCTACTacttttttccctttctttctatcaaaaaaaaagaaaagaaaaccaacaaTTTTTGCCGCTTCTATTAAATCTAACTTTCCCAGCAAAAATAGTTATATTCCACCTCCTAAaactattttataattatttgactTTCGTAGTAAATCTTTGCTCACATATGCATGTTCtctgttttatatataatataaacaaagctTTTGATTTTGCTTAGGAATCTCTTCTGCCTAGTATTAGTCAACTTTCTTTTGTAACAGTAAAACTCGTCGCTCTCTCATATAGATAGAGCTGGcaaaaattttaacataatttaagaACAGACAAACAACTTAATTCAGTTCGCAAGTagatttctttcatttttttagttGCAGCAAAGACTGATTTAGCTCATCCATACTTGCGACGAATCTGTCCATACAAATAAGAATATAATCAGATGATTGATcaaatgatgatgaaaaaaaaataacagtttcTTATAGATTGAATTATATTAGGTGAAATTTTAAAGATGATCCAAACCGTAAAATATGAAGGAGCCCAAATCTTCAGCATCTGTAATCTAACTTCGTCCCTTGCATTCTTGGGAtgaatttctctttctttgtaaTCTTCTTGGTTCAAATCAAAAGTACGATTGGTGCTAGAAATTGTCTTGTTGATCGATTGGACATGTTCTGATTTGCTTTCTTTCTGTTCTAGTACTGCTTTGGGataaaactcttcttcttcataatacGGCTTGTTTAGATCAAATATGTGAGGATTGGTCTTGCTGATGGGTTGAACATCTTGAGATTTTTTTCCTCCTTGTTccatttttagttttagattttggattttgtttataCGTGCATGAAAGAATTTGATTGTAGCAATATAAAGAGTTTGGATGATACAATACAAGTAACAAACTAACGATGGAGTAGCATTAGCCTTTTAGACTACTTtgaccaaattttatttatttattgttagattacaataaattgaaaattagaATGGATGTTAGAGAAAAACTATTACAAAAAATACCTAAAACATCTAATAATTTCGGATAGAGGGGTATTGTAccatttaaaaagaaattttgctAATTGaaaagtaatattattttagttaatactaaataaaataaagtgaaTTATTCATGATGACAAATTCAAAGTGGGTTCTAGATTTGCAAATATCACGGACTATGACTAACTAAGTAGTAAAGTCGATTGTGTTTGAGTGTTTGACTGGTTAAGAGTGAAGACACAGTTTAACTAgactcataatttttttcttttgctataaCAAAAATGCTAAATAGATGGAAGTTTGGAAGATAGACTCAAAGTTAATGGTTTAGGAAGATAGACTAAATCTCAAATAAATCTTTTACTACTTTAAATAACCTTGCATGGTCTTGTACGTTGTCAGGATCTTTTATACCATAGCTGTGCCGTCCCAGAGATGGCTCTATAATGCCGGTGTGATAAGGGGCAGAAGTAGAACAAAGATTCGATGCTCTGTTTTGGGGTAGTAAAACAGagcaaggcaaaaaaaaaaaaaaaagataaataacttGTATTAATGAGAGCAAACCTCTCTGTTTTGGGGTagtaaaacagagcaagacaacaaaaaaagaagataaataacTTGTATTAATGAGAGCAAACCTCAATTCGCCACAAAAACCAGGTccaagaaacaccaaaaaaaacatgtaaactcAAATTTTTCCTGACAGTAATGATAAAAAATACTCGTATCAATGACAAAtccaaattagaaaaaaaaaattattcatcttCTGAATCAGTAAGTTCAATATCAGGGtttccatcttcatcatctgatccaaattcctcttcttcttctatatcatCAAGATTTTCTGCTTGACCATGTGGATATGTGAGAGTCTCGACTTCCAACGGATCAACAGAACCAATTGGATCATCATTTTCATGTTGCATTGCAGTGAAATCCAAATCAGAGCTGAGTAATACTTTTCCTCTTGGTTGTATCACGATTGCTGCATTCCattgttgatctttcttctGAGTCATCCGTGGATACGGCACATAACATACTTGGTCTGCTTGCGAAGCTAAAATGAAAGGATCATATTTACCATAACGCTTTGCGACATTAACATCGACAACTCCAGACTTGTTTATTCGCACACCTCCTCCAATGGTTGAATCATACCAGTCACATTTGAACACCACAAGTTTAAGATGAACAGGTCCAGGATAATCGAGTTCTAAAATCTCTCTTAAGACTCTATAGAAATCATGTTCTTCACTTGAACTAGAAGATGATGTGCCTTTCACACGGACTCCATAATTGgcatttcttttatctttcccATGATCGTAGGTGTGAAATATGAATCCACGACAAAAGTACATAGGCCAAGAAGTAACTTTTGTCATTGGACCATGGACGAGTGTCTGTAGCCATTCTGGATATGAATTATCACTCATAGTGTTTTCCACCTGAAGTTTATTAACACATATGAAAACatctattaataaaaaaaatattaatcaggAATCCAAATACGGTTAACTTAGTAATAATTTCTTACATATTCTCGTAACCAGtctgcaaattttttttcttttaggacgTTTAGATTGTCTGCAGTTATCTCATGATGAGTAGCAGCCATATTCTCTTCAAACAACCTACATGAAATTGTAATATAATGAGAATCATAACAAtgtcttatttataatatatatgaaaactgTGCAAGTGTAAAGTTATTTTCACGTACCTTTCATATGGGCTTACTTCTTCACAGTTCAAAAGAATATATGTATGTGCAACATGGTAGTCTTCATTTTGAAACCATTTCTCGTTTGCTTTACCACTGCACCTCCCTTgttgagaaaaaatatatggGACTTCATCAGGTTGTTGTGTACAGTGATCATATCCATCATAGTATCGATCTCCTATTCGACTTTTCGTTTTGATGTGGGGTTCAAAATAATAACTACAAAAAGTAGAAATTTCTTCATTGACGTATTGTTCAACAATCGAgccttttacttttgctttatttttcacttttttctttaaatgaccCATGTATCgttcaaaaggatacatccatcTAAATTGTACAGGTCCTCCAAGTCGAGCTTCATGTGGTAAATGAATAGGCAAATGTTCCATAACATCAAAAAAAGATGGTGGAAATATTTTCTCCAAGTTGCAGAGAACAATACAAATGTTTTGTTGCAATGTTGCAACACCATCTTCATATAATGTTCTTGCACAAATATCCCGGAAAAATAAGCTAATACctacataaaagaaaatatagatttaGTTAAACATTAAATTATATTCTTATAATATATAGACTAAGGAAAACACTAAGCAAAAGACCTTATACCAAAAGATGAACAGAAAGGTCATGAAATAAATTAACTTAGGAATTATAATAACATTAGACTAGACATCATAATTCGTAAGTTTTAACGTTACTCCATATAcaccatcaaaataaaatactataactGCATGATAGTATTTTACAAACTCTATACACAATCAGCATTGATAAACTCTTTCCGTCTATTAGATTTCTGGCTTTACAATTTATATAGCCaaacattaatattatatgaacCCATTGAAATTTTCAcatcaataactaaaaaaaacttacgaaaaaatcaaaacaaaagaaaactcataACTGACGTTCTCAATCTAAGACTAATCCAATCGTTGAACCATAATTGCATTTAATCCAGCAGTTCTTAAGAattctattaataaaaaaatcaacttaaatATAACAGCAAGACCCGAAGATAATAATANNNNNNNNNNNNNNNNNNNNNNNNNNNNNNNNNNNNNNNNNNNNNNNNNNNNNNNNNNNNNNNNNNNNNNNNNNNNNNNNNNNNNNNNNNNNNNNNNNNNNNNNNNNNNNNNNNNNNNNNNNNNNNNNNNNNNNNNNNNNNNNNNNNNNNNNNNNNNNNNNNNNNNNNNNNNNNNNNNNNNNNNNNNNNNNNNNNNNNNNNNNNNNNNNNNNNNNNNNNNNNNNNNNNNNNNNNNNNNNNNNNNNNNNNNNNNNNNNNNNNNNNNNNNNNNNNNNNNNNNNNNNNNNNNNNNNNNNNNNNNNNNNNNNNNNNNNNNNNNNNNNNNNNNNNNNNNNNNNNNNNNNNNNNNNNNNNNNNNNNNNNNNNNNNNNNNNNNNNNNNNNNNNNNNNNNNNNNNNNNNNNNNNNNNNNNNNNNNNNNNNNNNNNNNNNNNNNNNNNNNNNNNNNNNNNNNNNNNNNNNNNNNNNNNNNNNNNNNNNNNNNNNNNNNNNNNNNNNNNNNNNNNNNNNNNNNNNNNNNNNNNNNNNNNNNNNNNNNNNNNNNNNNNNNNNNNNNNNNNNNNNNNNNNNNNNNNNNNNNNNNNNNNNNNNNNNNNNNNNNNNNNNNNNNNNNNNNNNNNNNNNNNNNNNNNNNNNNNNNNNNNNNNNNNNNNNNNNNNNNNNNNNNNNNNNNNNNNNNNNNNNNNNNNNNNNNNNNNNNNNNNNNNNNNNNNNNNNNNNNNNNNNNNNNNNNNNNNNNNNNNNNNNNNNNNNNNNNNNNNNNNNNNNNNNNNNNNNNNNNNNNNNNNNNNNNNNNNNNNNNNNNNNNNNNNNNNNNNNNNNNNNNNNNNNNNNNNNNNNNNNNNNNNNNNNNNNNNNNNNNNNNNNNNNNNNNNNNNNNNNNNNNNNNNNNNNNNNNNNNNNNNNNNNNNNNNNNNNNNNNNNNNNNNNNNNNNNNNNNNNNNNNNNNNNNNNNNNNNNNNNNNNNNNNNNNNNNNNNNNNNNNNNNNNNNNNNNNNNNNNNNNNNNNNNNNNNNNNNNNNNNNNNNNNNNNNNNNNNNNNNNNNNNNNNNNNNNNNNNNNNNNNNNNNNNNNNNNNNNNNNNNNNNNNNNNNNNNNNNNNNNNNNNNNNNNNNNNNNNNNNNNNNNNNNNNNNNNNNNNNNNNNNNNNNNNNNNNNNNNNNNNNNNNNNNNNNNNNNNNNNCCGTATCCTTGTAATCGCCCATGGTTTCCACCACAATCAACTGTTTTAGGCAAAACATTGACTTTATTCCACAATTCTTCACCTGTTAGCAATTGAGGTGGAGTATCATTCACAAGCCGCCCTTTCCGAAAGTTTTTCTTGTTCCGCCTGTAGCTATGGTCATTCGGCAAAAATGAACGATGACAATCAAACAACCTCGTTTTTCTACCATTCTTCAGTTGAAATGCATTTGTCTGATCCAAACAATAAGGACAAGCCAACCGGCCATGAGTTGTCCAACCCGAAAGCATAGCATAAGCTGGAAAGTCACTTATTGTCCAC from Camelina sativa cultivar DH55 chromosome 9, Cs, whole genome shotgun sequence encodes:
- the LOC109126566 gene encoding uncharacterized protein LOC109126566; the protein is MESSNGEVLTMDSLTIEEKNDIYVKIAGISKQGRVFGLGSLQSGVSMSLDGSAVPPQATEEVGTLTLRVQELEMELQKSREDNVVIKKRLDSVEKLIQSFAGPSGSNAAAPSTPQTSMGVGSFAHAT
- the LOC104710670 gene encoding uncharacterized protein LOC104710670; protein product: MRPPINIGGRSYGQSSSSQAAGFQRTLPPRILNPPAAIVEPVEQMEENLPVQRDVRVLDPARRNGAIWFKNNTEVSTRVRKIIEGNFKGAWYSWGKVLQYYRDAWFSTFKTRFRWDPTIEHLVKANFDALAATRLKGMVSLAKSKGKQPEWILSEPLGKYGRLLEDSKSQRKKAKKLVLHDYLVVMV